The genomic segment CATATCTTCATCCCCAAAAGACAAAACATCCTCTACATTACAATGGAAAACCACTGTCAAACTACCCAatacaaataaaaacaaacacCAGACTAAACTAAGTTACAGggaataaaacaattgaaaataaaGGCACGACCTTCATTTTCAATGCAGCTAGCAATGGCATTATCTGACAACTCATGCTGAAGTAAAAAGCTAGCAATAAGAATATTTTCCATACACACTTCTCTTTGCTTCAGTACTGAGCAAAAAACAGTTAGCAAAAAAGTTAGCAAAAGTAGCAACTAACTGCTACCTGATGAACTAATCTCAGCTTAACGAAGCTCAACAGTTTCAAATTCTTAGCTAATTAATCTTCGAAgctaaaaataacatgaaaaaaatgataaaagaaggcAAATAAAGGAagcttaaataataattcgattGCTAACGTGATAAAATCTCTGTATTTGATCTTGTGCATTAGGAGGTATCTCTCTTCCAGGGACGAATGGATTTTTCTGTTACAGCAGAATATCAGATACTgcttaaaatacaaataaaatgaaataagtaAATCCAAGAACAAGTATTAGCATAAAATGAAATAAGTAAATCAAAAGCAACTATAGAACTCcagagaataaaattttaatcctgTATGTAGCTAAGATCTTTAACCAATCAAATATTCCACAATGAACCAAAATAAGAACACAACCTCATCTTGAGATGGTAGCGTGGAATTTTTGGACTCCTGTACAATTTGCTCTTTGGCATCCTCTATGTCTGACGTAGCTCCTTGTAAACCCCAGCCAATAGCACCTATGATAGCACACAAGTAATTTGAATAAAAACTTCACTAATGCTAGAAGTTCGACAAATTAGGCAGCacgaaaaaaaaaaactaggtagaaaacaaaatacaaaatCTTTGTAAACACAAGGCAAACATCATAAAAAAGCCTatgatgcaaaaaaaaaaattctcagagAATATCCATATCTACTCAATACCAATTCGTAACATAACAAGCCCCAAATAATTACTAAAGGAGTTCaccaaaattcaagaaaaaactgaacaaaaattATAAGCAGTATTTACTCAACCTATTAATGACTTTTCAGGCTTAAAATACAAGTATCCCATCCCTAAATATTTACTTGCTGAAACATATATGTTCTGCATCAAAACCAATTATATAATTGCAGTAACAATGATTTCTATTTGGTCTAATGATTTTTTTGGCCCTCCAATTTTATAACAAAGTTATTTTAgctctccatttaattttttttgtttttttagcccttaaacttacCAAATGAAATGCCATATGTCTTCAATATAAGCTCTAAAATCATCTCTAAAGCAATTAGACACACATAATATGCATCCAAAAATCGACCAACATTTCAAGATTTACAAATCAAACATGAAAgacaataaaaaagaagaaaacactATGTTTCATAACATTATTAGGAAAGGCAACTAAGGCTTATATTAAATTGGTAAATGACTAAATTTTGGACAAACCAAAGCAGGAATTGAGTTGAAAACATAACATGGAACACAGATAAAAAGATGTTATGTAATTGCAGATCCAAATAGCAAATAAAAGATAGGAAACTACATTAAAGAAAACAGCTTTTTAAAGTGACCAAAAGAGCAAACAAAATGCAAAATTCCAAAATCAAAGTCAAGATCTAAACATCCATACATCAAGAGgtaaattttttaagaaatataatCAAGGCATAAAAGATTTTGCAACAAAAGTTGTACATAAAAAGCTTCACTACGCTAACATATCATTTACCATAAACTTTCCACAATCATCTGTAAATTAATATTCAAATACATTACCTAAAGTTGAAGAACAGGAAACCACCAATAACAACAATGAGCAGCATGCTATAAGGAGAACCACAAGAAACCTACAAACATTAGAAACAAGAGAATAACTCAATTCTTAACAGACAAATTCTGAACTATAAAGTCCATACAGACTCAAGAAGGGAACGGAAGTTATATATATCGAAGAAAACAGAGGCAACATAAACAACTTTTAACTTACGGCATTTTTATTCAGCAAAAGTAAGTTGATTGCGATCATACATAATTTACATCTTTTGGGATCTACCAAGAATTTAAACTAATTAGCAATATATTAAACAAGTGTCATATACAAGGTCTCCTGTGAAGCTCTACACGAGACTTAAAACCAAAAGTAAAACTGTATTAAAAAAGTTGGATCAAACCCAGATCTTTAAAATGAAGACTGTTTTCAGAGAAACCCACCAAAAcccaaaattcaaaaacaaaaaatagaagaGGGAAGAGACGAGGGTTGAGCTTACAAAGCAGTCATCATCAATGGTATAGATGTATTTCTTCTTGGAAACCATGTACCCAAAGCACCAACAAGCAGAATCCTTGAAAGAGATAGAAGAATCCTTAGGACCCAAAATCCTGTTGATGTCGTTCCTATTGTAAAGCTCATAATCGAAGCCTTCAGGGACCTTGATAGTCTTGGTTACAAATTAAAAAGACATAACGTGCGTGGATATACTGGCATTGGGTATaaacaaaatggtgttttttGTTAAACGTTTGCGGCGGGGATAGCCATTGGAGAGCAGAAGAAAAAGGGGAAGTAGAGAAAACAGTGAAGAAGGAGTTCAAAACATCGTCGTCCGGTAGCGAGATGGAAAGCTGAGTTCCTTTGATAGGGTTAGGTGAAGAGGAAAGAGAGAAAGGGAGAGGGGAAAGGGTAATAGGAGAAATGACTTGGTGAATAGAAAGGGAACGGGTATGGCCATGTGAAGATTAGGGATTTCACCGGGGGGAATTTGAGGTAAAATGGCgccattttaaaatgatttttgcggcgtttttttctattaaaaaattattttattttaaacaaaacgaGTTACTTTGCTCTACTAAAAATATTTTActgtattgttaaaaattattagttaagtcattttataaaatatttcttatttttttaaattaaatttttataaaaaaaaactaaatactctcaaaataaatatcataatttttaataagaaaaaaatattaaattgctataattaattattaagttagaattatccaatgtaagcaataatctctcacatatcaaatttctattaaagattaagacgttaatcatgattttatattattaattttcgatctaatctccattttattagagatatttcttcctaaataaaatataactattttgctagatttcgatgtggaatgattttagtttttgtatttcatttttatttgttataatttggtcctatcaaaaatagatagttacctatccataacccctaacccttaatccttaacctctaacccctaacccctcttttacaattatataagaacttaattaatatataagttaaaaatactaattaatctaaaccttaaaccctaactcgaccccaagtctctaaaccctaaatcacaactcttaacctctaacccctaactactaacccctaaaccttatttaatatataaatttaaaaatactaatttatctaaaccctaaaccctaacccaaatcctaacccctaacccttaaatcttatttaatataaattaaaacactctaattaatctaaaccctaaagcCTAACCTGACACTGAATCCATAAaacctaaatccctaactcttaatctccaacccctaacccctaaatcacaacccttaaaccAGAATTCCTAATCTATAATCCCTAATTTCATAATCTATAAACGTTAAAATTgtaactcctaaaccggccttaaattctaaattaaccatataccctaaaccatatatattaaaccctaaactataatgataattaattaaatattttaaaattaatactatagtatcttttacaattatatatgaaaatatttaatatataaattaaaaatcaatcaatcatgtacctaaaaatttttaaaattattttaaataatagtattttaattttttcatttttaacaaatatttttctaagttttttatttcaaattatttctacatgtcattatttcaaatttatccatttttaacaaatattcaattaaaaataaattgaattttaattaatttataaacaaattaaatagtaaataatcaGATAAAatgttttagcggcgctttttcaaaaacgccgctaaagaactgagcattagcggtgcttctcaaaaaacgccgctaaagctctgagcattagcggcgatttttcaaaaatgccgctaaatctCTGAGCATTTGCAGCGCttctccaaaaacgccgctaaagaccagggcattagcgacgctttttaaaaaacaccgctaaaatcCCGATCTTTAGCGGTGATTTttaaaaaacgccgttaaagcccCGAAAGGTCAGAAAACGAtgccgttgggcttaggttttttgcggcgttttttggaaagcgccgctaatgctcgatttttagcggcgttttttgtacaaacgccactaaaaacgccgctaaaagcttgttttggtgtagtgacttTTACTTCCAATTCACTTTATAATTAGTACCCTTCAATTTctgaaattacacaattaccccaacttttatAGCCTTTCATTTAGTCCCTCTCCAATTAATCtatcaaatgagctaatttttcttaattaacaatttatctaaatattctaggctATTATGCAGCCCTTGATAAGTAGAATTTAATtccaaaccctaatatttaatattttcacaatttagtcctaaaattaatttatatgaaaatcacttgataaaatcatcatataataaaattaaagctctaaatccatatTAATTTATCACAAATATCCAatactcatcaatggtaactttcaaaattacccataaaataaaaaactaatgacataGATAGTTGGACATAATTGTAAAAGTcttgaaaacacaaaaaatttaagaaaagagccagaattgaactcacatgatgtcaaaatatgaaaaaccagctttttGAGACTCTCCTATGGTGTTTTTGACTGAGAATTATGAAGAAATTGCTAGAAACTCTTTTAATTActtgtttatttgtttaatttttacaaaatttccaattttacccttgtTTCACCTAATTTCCTGATTTTTCCCTGCTAATGCCGCCTCAGCCATCATCTTTGGGTCATTTTTCCCATTTAGTCCTCCATTAATTATCtcttgagctatttaatcattatttctttaattaacaagttttgcatcttttttaatttagtcctttttaattaattaactattaaaacgtta from the Gossypium hirsutum isolate 1008001.06 chromosome D09, Gossypium_hirsutum_v2.1, whole genome shotgun sequence genome contains:
- the LOC107944767 gene encoding uncharacterized protein isoform X2; amino-acid sequence: MSFTIGTTSTGFWVLRILLSLSRILLVGALGTWFPRRNTSIPLMMTALFLVVLLIACCSLLLLVVSCSSTLGAIGWGLQGATSDIEDAKEQIVQESKNSTLPSQDEKNPFVPGREIPPNAQDQIQRFYHRMFCLLGMKIWFRLIRKMKNFRTVRFVLRDMKEPLIKLLFWRLAIWITDDVLLQITGRGQGSLQCLSLVDCQRITDEGLKRVVENNPKLIKMG
- the LOC107944767 gene encoding uncharacterized protein isoform X1 — protein: MSFTIGTTSTGFWVLRILLSLSRILLVGALGTWFPRRNTSIPLMMTALFLVVLLIACCSLLLLVVSCSSTLGAIGWGLQGATSDIEDAKEQIVQESKNSTLPSQDEKNPFVPGREIPPNAQDQIQRFYHRMFCLLGMKIWFRLIRKMKNFRTVRFVLRDMKEPLIKLLFWRLAIWITDDVLLQITGRGQGSLQCLSLVDCQRITDEGLKRVVENNPKLIKPCFQ